In a single window of the Melissococcus plutonius ATCC 35311 genome:
- a CDS encoding cysteine hydrolase family protein — MRALLSIDYTNDFVASHGALTTGKAGQEIEAALVTITKEFTENGDFVVYAIDRHDLNDSYHPETRLFPPHNLVNTDGRKLYGKLQHIYDKSKQEENVYWIDKRHYSAFCGTDLDVRLRERGITELHLTGVCTDICILHTAVDAYNLGYNIVVHENAVASFDPVGHEWALSHFKNALGACIH; from the coding sequence ATGAGAGCTTTACTCTCTATTGATTATACGAACGATTTTGTTGCATCTCATGGTGCGTTAACGACTGGTAAAGCTGGACAAGAAATTGAAGCAGCACTGGTAACTATTACAAAAGAATTTACTGAAAATGGGGACTTTGTTGTCTATGCAATTGATCGTCATGATCTTAATGATTCTTATCATCCGGAAACAAGACTTTTTCCACCACATAACCTGGTAAATACGGATGGGCGAAAACTTTATGGAAAATTACAGCATATTTATGATAAAAGTAAACAAGAAGAGAATGTCTATTGGATTGATAAACGTCATTATTCGGCTTTTTGTGGAACAGACTTAGATGTTCGACTTCGAGAAAGAGGAATTACTGAGTTACATTTAACTGGTGTTTGCACAGATATTTGTATTCTCCATACGGCAGTAGATGCTTATAATTTGGGATATAACATTGTTGTTCATGAGAATGCTGTAGCTAGTTTTGATCCAGTAGGACATGAATGGGCGTTGAGCCATTTTAAAAATGCATTAGGAGCATGTATTCATTAA
- a CDS encoding energy-coupling factor transporter transmembrane component T family protein yields MLVDNQMLGYIPANTVIHQLNSTAKLLFLLLVSIACMTTYDTRLLAFMAVFSFVLFKLADIKWQQVSFVIKFIAVFSLLNIFAIYLFAPEYGVTLYGSRTLIWKGINRFTLTYEELFYEFNLILKYFCTIPLALIFLLTTNPSEFASSLNRLGVHYKISYAVALAIRYIPDIQEDFFNISLAQQARGLELSKKGQLIRKLKGSLQIVFPLILSSLDRIETISTAMELRRFGENKRRTWYIRQPIRLMDGLVILSAIIFLLVNFYLFHSNNGRFYNPFR; encoded by the coding sequence ATGTTAGTGGATAATCAGATGCTAGGATATATTCCAGCAAATACAGTAATTCATCAATTGAATAGTACAGCAAAATTGCTTTTTCTGCTGCTTGTATCTATTGCATGTATGACAACTTATGACACACGCTTGTTAGCTTTTATGGCAGTTTTTTCGTTCGTTTTATTTAAACTAGCAGATATAAAATGGCAGCAAGTATCTTTTGTGATAAAATTTATTGCCGTTTTTTCCTTGTTAAATATTTTTGCCATCTATTTGTTTGCCCCAGAATATGGAGTAACCCTTTATGGCTCACGAACATTAATATGGAAAGGTATTAATCGTTTTACATTGACTTATGAAGAATTGTTTTATGAATTTAACTTAATATTAAAATATTTTTGCACCATTCCTTTAGCATTGATTTTTTTGTTAACAACCAATCCTAGTGAATTTGCATCTAGTTTAAATCGTTTAGGTGTTCATTATAAAATAAGTTATGCAGTGGCCTTAGCTATTCGTTATATCCCAGATATTCAGGAAGATTTTTTCAACATTTCGTTGGCTCAACAAGCACGTGGATTAGAATTATCTAAAAAAGGACAACTTATTAGAAAACTAAAAGGAAGCCTCCAAATTGTTTTTCCGTTAATTCTTTCAAGTTTGGATCGCATTGAAACTATTAGCACTGCCATGGAATTAAGAAGATTTGGTGAAAATAAGCGGCGTACATGGTATATTAGACAACCAATTCGCCTGATGGATGGGTTAGTTATTTTATCAGCCATTATTTTTTTGTTAGTTAATTTCTATCTTTTTCATAGTAATAATGGACGTTTTTACAATCCGTTTCGATAG
- a CDS encoding ATP-binding cassette domain-containing protein, giving the protein MSELLKLTNISYQVNQQEILQNISFTLNNNDYLTLTGPSGSGKSTLLQLIANLLTPTSGKIAFHKSNIATMDPISYRKKVSYCAQQPTLFGNTVLDNFSFPYQIRKKSFDMEKAKVSLRRISLPENYLSKKITELSGGERQRIALIRNLLFLPEILLLDEVTAELDDESKQVIHQLIDELNKEEKFAIIYVTHDSQEINSAKNLKKIVAGKLEE; this is encoded by the coding sequence TTGAGTGAATTACTTAAGTTAACTAATATTTCTTACCAGGTCAATCAACAAGAGATTCTGCAAAATATTTCTTTCACATTGAATAATAATGATTATTTAACATTAACTGGTCCATCTGGTAGTGGAAAAAGTACGCTTCTTCAGTTGATTGCTAATCTTTTAACTCCTACTTCAGGAAAGATAGCATTTCACAAGAGCAATATCGCAACAATGGACCCTATTTCTTATCGCAAAAAAGTTTCTTATTGTGCACAACAACCTACACTTTTTGGAAATACAGTTTTAGATAATTTTTCTTTTCCTTATCAAATTCGAAAGAAATCTTTTGACATGGAGAAAGCAAAGGTGTCATTGAGGAGAATTTCATTACCAGAAAATTATTTATCTAAAAAAATAACAGAACTTTCTGGTGGTGAACGTCAACGAATTGCTTTGATTAGAAATCTCCTATTTCTTCCAGAAATTCTTTTGTTAGATGAGGTGACTGCCGAATTAGATGATGAAAGCAAACAAGTTATCCATCAACTCATTGATGAATTAAACAAAGAAGAAAAGTTTGCGATTATTTATGTTACTCATGATTCACAGGAAATAAACAGTGCTAAAAATTTAAAAAAAATCGTTGCTGGTAAATTGGAGGAATAA
- a CDS encoding NUDIX hydrolase has translation MKKIENFEEKTIERTDIFDGSVIHVFKDIVALPEGGTASRELVFHQGSVAIIPITIENKIVMVKQFRKPLEKTILEIPAGKIDLGEQVDPKKTANRELEEETAYRTDKLIHISSMYMSPGFSDELLHIYYTDSLEKVDHPLLPDEDELIELHELTLTEAKEEIKKGTICDAKTIFAIQYWEHQHN, from the coding sequence ATGAAAAAAATTGAAAATTTTGAAGAGAAAACAATTGAAAGAACAGATATTTTTGATGGATCGGTTATTCATGTTTTTAAAGATATAGTCGCACTCCCTGAAGGAGGAACAGCTTCAAGAGAATTAGTTTTTCATCAAGGCTCTGTGGCAATCATTCCTATTACAATAGAAAATAAGATTGTAATGGTCAAACAGTTTCGTAAACCATTAGAAAAAACTATTTTAGAAATACCTGCTGGTAAAATTGATCTAGGAGAACAAGTAGATCCAAAAAAAACTGCAAATAGAGAATTAGAAGAAGAAACGGCCTATAGAACAGATAAACTGATCCATATTTCCTCGATGTATATGTCACCAGGGTTTTCGGATGAACTTCTTCATATTTATTATACGGATTCTTTGGAAAAAGTGGACCATCCACTATTGCCCGATGAGGATGAGCTGATTGAACTCCATGAATTGACCTTAACAGAGGCAAAAGAAGAAATCAAAAAAGGGACAATTTGTGATGCAAAAACCATTTTTGCAATTCAATATTGGGAACACCAACACAATTAA
- a CDS encoding 5'-methylthioadenosine/adenosylhomocysteine nucleosidase: MKIGIIGAMDQEIKTLRATMKDRRSWERAGMLFVSGSLGRHEIILVRSGIGKVAATITTTLLIHQYQVNLVINTGSAGGIGKNLAIGDLVIANALAYFDVDVTGFGYKPGQLPGGMPLYFETSQYAKLEMTKAAQETGYKIHHGLIVSGDTFVNNQTEIATILTNFPEALACEMEGAAVAQTATQFNIPFLIVRAISDTADEVATDTFDEFIEKAGERSAQMVIYFINHLI; this comes from the coding sequence ATGAAAATAGGCATCATTGGAGCGATGGATCAAGAAATTAAAACATTAAGGGCAACAATGAAGGATAGACGTTCTTGGGAACGCGCTGGAATGTTATTTGTTTCTGGTTCACTAGGACGTCATGAAATTATTTTAGTTCGTTCTGGAATAGGAAAGGTTGCAGCAACAATTACAACTACATTATTGATTCATCAGTATCAAGTAAATCTAGTGATTAATACGGGATCAGCAGGTGGTATTGGTAAAAATTTAGCAATTGGGGATTTAGTGATTGCAAACGCTTTGGCTTATTTTGATGTTGATGTTACTGGATTTGGCTATAAACCTGGACAATTACCAGGTGGGATGCCACTTTATTTTGAAACAAGTCAGTATGCAAAATTAGAAATGACAAAAGCAGCTCAAGAAACAGGTTATAAAATCCATCATGGATTAATTGTAAGCGGAGATACCTTTGTCAATAATCAAACAGAGATAGCAACCATCTTAACGAATTTTCCAGAAGCTTTAGCATGTGAAATGGAGGGAGCTGCAGTTGCACAAACAGCTACACAATTTAATATACCATTTTTAATTGTCCGGGCAATTAGTGATACTGCTGATGAGGTAGCTACAGATACTTTCGATGAATTTATCGAAAAGGCTGGTGAACGCTCTGCTCAAATGGTGATTTATTTCATTAATCATTTGATTTGA
- a CDS encoding tRNA1(Val) (adenine(37)-N6)-methyltransferase yields the protein MLLSGERIDQLYAEDVKIIQSKEVFSFSLDAVLLANFPRLPKKGRIVDLCAGNGAVGLFISKKTKAPIIQIELQSRLADMGKRSIQLNHLEQQLTMHTLDLKNATSVIKKDSVDLVVCNPPYFKEQTMSQKNPNIHLAIARHEIYTTLEEVIHVSSQLLKTNGRLAMVHRPNRFLDLLNIFEKENIIPKRVQFIYPKQDSEANTLLIEGIKQGKKAGFRILPPLILHNEQNDYEKPIRKILYG from the coding sequence ATGCTGCTTTCTGGCGAACGTATCGATCAGTTATATGCTGAAGACGTTAAAATTATCCAAAGCAAGGAAGTATTTTCATTTTCATTAGATGCAGTATTATTAGCGAACTTTCCACGTCTTCCTAAAAAAGGTCGTATTGTTGATTTATGTGCCGGAAATGGCGCAGTCGGCTTATTCATCAGTAAAAAGACAAAAGCACCCATTATTCAGATTGAATTACAATCACGATTAGCAGATATGGGAAAAAGAAGTATTCAATTAAACCATTTAGAACAACAATTAACCATGCATACACTGGATTTAAAAAATGCAACTTCTGTCATTAAAAAAGATTCTGTTGATCTAGTCGTTTGTAATCCACCCTATTTCAAAGAACAAACAATGAGTCAAAAAAATCCAAATATTCATTTAGCAATTGCTCGTCATGAAATTTATACCACCTTAGAAGAAGTCATCCATGTTTCATCTCAATTGTTAAAAACAAATGGCAGATTAGCTATGGTTCATCGACCAAATCGCTTTTTAGATCTTCTGAATATTTTTGAAAAAGAAAATATTATTCCAAAACGTGTACAATTTATTTATCCAAAGCAGGATTCAGAGGCAAATACACTGCTTATTGAAGGGATAAAACAAGGAAAAAAAGCAGGATTTCGAATTTTGCCGCCCTTAATTTTACATAATGAACAAAATGATTATGAAAAGCCAATTAGAAAGATACTTTATGGATAA
- the glmS gene encoding glutamine--fructose-6-phosphate transaminase (isomerizing) — MCGIVGSIGKNNTTAILLRGLEKLEYRGYDSAGIYVNGKNHGNYLVKTQGRIANLQEKLTSNIQGTIGIGHTRWATHGKPNQENAHPHRSNNEQFILVHNGVIENFEELKQNFLQGKDLVGDTDTEIIVNLIEYFTEIGKTTKEAFKQTIALIKGSYAFALVDKDDVETIYVAKNKSPLLIGIGDHFNVICSDAMAMLEETDCFMEIADHEMVTVTAEKVVIEDANGHLVHRETYKIPFDLNDLGKGTYPYYMLKEIDEQPGVIRKIIQNYTNENKELTINDSLVNKIKQSDRIYIIACGTSYNAGLTTRSLLEKMMNIPVEVHLASEFGYHMPLLSTQPFFIFLSQSGETADSRQVLVQIRNLGYPSLTLTNVNGSTLSRESDSTLLLYAGPEIAVASTKAYTAQVALLAILAKAVGEAKNNSMAKNFDIVYELGKVASVMETLINDHSVKELVNEYLADTTNAFYIGRGVDYYTALEAALKLKEVSYIQAEGFAAGELKHGTIALIEESTPVIGIITEEETQAQTRSNLKEVESRGANNLIISLSSFANSKDQIIIPDVHKYLTTLVSIVPTQLIAYYAALQKGYDVDKPRNLAKSVTVE, encoded by the coding sequence ATGTGTGGAATAGTAGGTAGTATAGGGAAAAATAATACAACGGCGATTTTACTTAGGGGATTAGAAAAATTAGAATATCGGGGTTATGATTCTGCAGGGATTTATGTGAATGGAAAAAATCATGGGAATTACTTAGTGAAAACCCAAGGAAGAATTGCTAATTTACAAGAAAAATTAACGTCAAATATACAAGGCACGATTGGTATCGGACATACCAGATGGGCAACACATGGAAAACCAAATCAGGAAAATGCTCACCCACATCGATCAAACAATGAACAGTTCATTTTAGTTCATAATGGAGTGATTGAAAATTTTGAAGAATTAAAGCAAAATTTTTTGCAGGGAAAAGACCTTGTTGGGGATACAGATACAGAAATTATTGTAAATTTGATTGAATATTTTACCGAAATTGGAAAAACGACTAAGGAAGCATTTAAACAGACCATAGCATTAATAAAGGGATCATACGCCTTTGCATTGGTTGATAAGGATGATGTTGAAACCATTTATGTTGCGAAAAATAAAAGTCCACTACTTATTGGAATTGGAGATCATTTTAACGTTATTTGTAGTGATGCAATGGCAATGTTAGAAGAAACAGATTGTTTTATGGAAATAGCTGATCATGAAATGGTGACAGTGACTGCAGAAAAAGTAGTCATTGAGGATGCAAATGGACATCTGGTTCATAGAGAGACTTATAAAATTCCATTCGATTTAAATGATCTTGGAAAAGGAACTTATCCATATTATATGTTGAAAGAAATTGATGAACAGCCTGGTGTTATCCGTAAAATTATTCAAAATTACACAAATGAAAATAAAGAATTAACGATTAATGATTCCTTGGTGAATAAAATTAAGCAAAGTGATCGCATTTATATCATTGCCTGTGGCACTAGTTATAATGCTGGATTGACAACACGTTCTTTATTAGAAAAAATGATGAATATTCCGGTAGAAGTTCATTTAGCCAGTGAATTTGGTTACCATATGCCTTTATTATCGACACAACCATTTTTCATTTTTTTAAGTCAGAGTGGAGAGACTGCAGATAGTCGACAAGTTTTAGTACAAATTAGGAATTTAGGATATCCATCACTAACACTGACGAATGTTAATGGATCTACTTTATCAAGAGAATCGGATAGTACGCTATTGCTTTATGCAGGTCCTGAAATTGCGGTAGCCTCTACCAAAGCATACACAGCGCAAGTAGCATTATTGGCTATTTTGGCAAAAGCTGTAGGTGAAGCAAAAAACAATTCAATGGCTAAAAACTTTGATATTGTTTATGAATTAGGCAAAGTAGCATCAGTTATGGAAACATTGATTAATGATCATTCAGTCAAGGAGTTGGTGAATGAATATTTAGCCGATACGACTAATGCTTTTTATATTGGTCGTGGTGTTGATTACTATACTGCTTTAGAAGCTGCATTGAAATTAAAAGAAGTATCATATATTCAAGCTGAAGGGTTTGCTGCTGGTGAGCTGAAACATGGTACCATTGCATTAATTGAAGAAAGTACACCTGTCATTGGCATTATTACAGAAGAAGAAACGCAAGCACAGACACGAAGCAACCTAAAAGAAGTAGAGAGTAGAGGAGCGAATAATCTAATTATTTCTTTATCTTCATTTGCAAACTCAAAAGATCAAATTATTATCCCTGATGTCCATAAATATCTGACTACTTTAGTAAGCATTGTTCCGACACAACTTATTGCTTATTATGCGGCTTTACAAAAAGGATACGATGTAGATAAACCAAGAAATCTAGCCAAAAGTGTTACAGTCGAATAA
- a CDS encoding ABC transporter permease has translation MNLSVNNISLLFITILVFIAIGISYKEKLGLEKEIIVSICRAVIQLIIVGYLLKYIFRVNNIFLTMIMIFIILINAAYNANKRSNGLEDGFWISFFSIFISTFITVGVLVMTQTIKFVPSQIIPITGMVASNSMVAIGLCYRNMHSQFHDQREQVLEKLALGATIKEASNSIIKASIKTGMSPTIDSAKTVGIVSLPGMMSGLIFAGIDPVYAIKYQIMVTFMLLSATSLGSFIASYYAYKKYYNSRKQLLS, from the coding sequence ATGAATTTATCTGTCAATAATATTTCACTTCTTTTTATAACCATTTTAGTTTTTATTGCTATTGGCATTAGTTATAAAGAAAAACTAGGTTTGGAAAAAGAGATTATAGTTAGTATCTGTCGTGCGGTTATTCAATTAATTATTGTTGGCTATCTATTAAAATATATTTTTCGTGTTAATAATATATTTTTAACTATGATCATGATATTCATTATTCTTATTAATGCAGCCTATAATGCGAATAAGCGAAGCAACGGATTAGAAGATGGTTTTTGGATTTCTTTTTTCTCAATTTTTATTAGTACATTTATTACCGTTGGTGTCTTAGTTATGACTCAAACCATTAAATTTGTTCCCTCGCAGATTATTCCAATTACAGGCATGGTCGCTAGCAATTCAATGGTCGCGATTGGCTTATGTTATAGAAATATGCACAGTCAATTTCATGATCAAAGAGAACAAGTATTAGAAAAATTGGCACTTGGTGCAACTATCAAAGAGGCGTCTAATTCAATCATTAAAGCTAGTATTAAAACAGGGATGTCGCCAACAATCGATTCTGCAAAAACTGTTGGAATTGTCAGTCTGCCTGGCATGATGTCTGGTCTTATTTTTGCTGGCATTGATCCAGTTTATGCAATCAAATATCAAATTATGGTTACTTTTATGTTATTATCTGCTACGAGCCTCGGTTCTTTTATTGCAAGTTACTATGCCTACAAAAAATACTATAATTCAAGGAAACAATTATTGTCTTAA
- a CDS encoding exonuclease SbcCD subunit D, with product MRFLHTADWHIGKKLHGYNLLEEQATIFQQIISIAKEEKVEAIIIAGDLYDRAVPSTEAIQLFNNMMVQLNLEQKFSVLAISGNHDNSVRLETGSPWFTKTNYYLYTQMEQVFTPINLGNTQFFLLPYFEPIAARIYFEDDQIKTMAQAIERIIKKIVQQFDSTKNHVLVSHFFVAGSEKTESETKLTVGGLDAVPVDLLAPFDYTALGHLHGKDALKHPTVYYSGSPLKFSLSEMNQQKGVWIVDSENKPFMPYFRELTMIREIKKIQGDFQTLVDPKFYQTIHKDDYIYLQLTEQAIIPSMMAQLRKIYTHMIKIECLTRKKEVKANEEMLASIKQNDPQKLITCFFNDVIETSLTGLQQDWVKKSLTVIQQKEREI from the coding sequence GTGCGTTTTTTACATACAGCAGATTGGCATATTGGGAAAAAACTGCACGGATATAATTTGTTAGAAGAACAAGCAACTATTTTTCAGCAAATTATCTCAATCGCTAAAGAAGAAAAAGTGGAAGCAATCATTATCGCCGGTGATTTGTATGACCGTGCAGTTCCTTCAACAGAAGCTATTCAATTATTCAATAATATGATGGTTCAATTAAATCTGGAACAAAAATTTTCGGTTTTAGCCATTTCTGGTAATCATGATAATAGTGTCCGCCTAGAAACAGGCAGTCCATGGTTTACTAAAACGAATTATTATTTATATACACAAATGGAACAAGTATTCACACCAATTAATTTAGGAAACACACAATTTTTTTTATTGCCTTATTTTGAACCTATTGCTGCTAGAATTTATTTTGAAGATGATCAGATAAAAACAATGGCACAAGCAATCGAAAGAATAATCAAAAAAATTGTTCAGCAATTTGATAGCACAAAAAACCACGTATTGGTTAGCCACTTTTTTGTGGCAGGTAGTGAAAAAACAGAATCAGAAACAAAGCTAACTGTTGGTGGATTGGATGCTGTTCCGGTTGATTTATTAGCTCCCTTTGATTATACAGCTTTAGGTCATCTACATGGGAAAGATGCGTTGAAGCACCCAACTGTCTATTACAGTGGATCACCATTAAAATTTTCTTTATCTGAAATGAATCAACAAAAAGGAGTATGGATTGTTGATTCAGAAAACAAGCCATTCATGCCTTATTTTAGAGAATTAACGATGATTCGAGAGATTAAAAAAATACAAGGTGACTTTCAAACGCTTGTTGATCCAAAATTTTATCAAACAATTCATAAAGATGATTATATATATCTACAACTAACAGAACAAGCCATCATTCCTAGTATGATGGCACAATTAAGAAAGATTTATACCCATATGATTAAAATTGAGTGTTTAACAAGAAAAAAAGAGGTAAAAGCCAATGAAGAAATGTTGGCTTCTATAAAGCAAAATGATCCACAGAAATTAATTACTTGTTTTTTTAATGATGTTATAGAAACATCATTAACTGGTTTACAACAAGATTGGGTAAAAAAAAGTTTGACTGTGATTCAACAAAAGGAGCGAGAAATTTAA
- the macP gene encoding cell wall synthase accessory phosphoprotein MacP: MSDDPLITRAELRKRREEEEQNLEQSVKKSEKEYEQEEQKISNFYRKEQKKQQAQTITKSRSQERSKIRERSSSLNKAIIVVAILLIVVVYVVLHF; this comes from the coding sequence ATGAGTGACGATCCACTGATTACTCGAGCTGAATTGCGTAAAAGAAGAGAAGAGGAAGAACAAAACTTAGAGCAATCGGTGAAGAAATCTGAAAAAGAATATGAACAAGAAGAACAAAAAATTTCAAATTTTTATCGAAAAGAGCAAAAAAAACAACAAGCGCAAACCATTACAAAATCACGTTCACAAGAACGATCAAAGATTCGTGAACGTAGTAGTAGTTTAAACAAAGCAATTATTGTTGTTGCCATTTTATTAATTGTTGTTGTGTATGTTGTATTACACTTCTAG
- a CDS encoding GIY-YIG nuclease family protein: MDKHYFYVLLCKDGSFYGGYTIDPGRRLNEHNQGIGAKYTRLPSRLPTQMIHLEQFNSRSEATKAEYAFKRLTRRQKEIYLETIPSLSPPINNEQKRI, from the coding sequence ATGGATAAGCATTATTTTTATGTGCTACTCTGTAAAGATGGTAGTTTTTATGGTGGTTATACCATTGATCCTGGTAGAAGGCTCAATGAACATAATCAGGGGATTGGTGCAAAATATACTCGATTACCTAGTCGGTTGCCCACTCAAATGATCCATCTTGAACAGTTCAATAGTCGAAGTGAAGCAACAAAAGCTGAATATGCGTTTAAAAGATTAACCAGAAGACAAAAAGAAATCTATTTAGAAACAATACCTTCATTGTCTCCTCCCATCAATAATGAACAAAAAAGGATTTAA
- the trmL gene encoding tRNA (uridine(34)/cytosine(34)/5-carboxymethylaminomethyluridine(34)-2'-O)-methyltransferase TrmL, which translates to MKNHIVLFEPQIPANTGNIARTCAATNTALHLIEPLGFSTDDKHLKRAGLDYWSKVEITYYENLPSFLNELGDKPLHLITKFANQIYSEINYDDDQEHYFIFGKETTGLPETFMRQNKEKCLRIPMNDQHVRSLNLSNTAALVIYEALRQQRFPKLEKSHHYEQDKLD; encoded by the coding sequence ATGAAAAATCATATTGTTTTGTTTGAACCTCAAATTCCAGCAAATACTGGTAATATTGCACGGACTTGTGCCGCAACAAACACTGCACTTCATTTAATTGAACCATTGGGTTTTTCAACAGATGATAAGCATTTAAAAAGAGCAGGATTAGATTATTGGTCCAAAGTAGAAATTACCTACTATGAAAATCTGCCATCTTTTTTAAATGAATTGGGTGATAAACCGCTTCATCTCATTACAAAATTTGCAAATCAAATCTATAGCGAAATAAATTATGATGATGATCAGGAACATTACTTTATATTTGGTAAGGAAACTACTGGATTACCAGAAACATTTATGCGCCAGAATAAAGAAAAATGTTTACGCATACCAATGAATGATCAACATGTTCGTTCACTAAATCTATCAAATACAGCAGCATTAGTTATTTATGAAGCTTTGCGACAACAAAGGTTTCCAAAATTGGAAAAAAGTCATCATTATGAACAAGATAAACTAGATTAA
- a CDS encoding copper homeostasis protein CutC yields MIKEFCAENFTNIPNAITAGATRIELCDNLAVGGTTPSIGVIKETLQYTEDSRVPVMTIIRPRGGNFIYNDTELKIMETDLFETKNLGAYGVVLGCLTEKNWLDEEAMEQLIEAAEGLQITFHMAFDLLNQADQLKAIDWLADHGVSRILTHGGQADTLIEENIPWLKELINYANNKLIILPGGGITKHNLPIISKQLSVSEFHGTKIV; encoded by the coding sequence ATGATTAAAGAATTTTGTGCGGAAAATTTTACAAATATCCCAAATGCCATTACAGCTGGTGCTACTAGAATTGAACTATGTGATAATCTAGCTGTAGGTGGTACGACTCCTAGTATTGGTGTTATTAAAGAAACTCTTCAGTATACAGAAGATAGTAGGGTTCCTGTAATGACCATTATCCGTCCACGTGGTGGAAATTTTATCTACAATGATACTGAGTTAAAGATAATGGAGACAGATCTTTTTGAAACAAAAAATTTGGGTGCTTATGGTGTTGTGCTTGGTTGTTTAACTGAAAAAAATTGGCTAGATGAGGAAGCAATGGAACAATTAATCGAAGCTGCTGAGGGCCTTCAAATAACTTTTCATATGGCTTTTGACTTATTAAATCAAGCAGACCAACTTAAGGCAATTGACTGGTTAGCAGATCACGGTGTCTCTCGTATTCTAACACATGGTGGCCAGGCAGACACACTTATTGAAGAGAATATTCCTTGGTTAAAAGAACTTATCAACTATGCAAATAATAAATTGATCATTTTACCTGGTGGTGGCATTACCAAACACAATCTACCTATAATCAGCAAGCAATTATCTGTTAGTGAATTTCATGGGACAAAAATTGTTTGA
- a CDS encoding AAA family ATPase → MKPLLLTLKNFGPYLYETIDFTKFMDSSLFLISGKTGYGKTTIFDGMSYALFGESSGNIRSSKEVRSIFASDSAVTQVCFTFSHGGYFYEISRRPEQCLLKKRGKGETIHPAKVSLIVKDSAGKEKQELTKKKTLNNLFMSYYT, encoded by the coding sequence GTGAAACCATTGTTACTAACATTAAAAAATTTTGGTCCTTATCTATATGAAACAATTGACTTTACAAAGTTTATGGATTCTTCGCTTTTTTTGATTAGTGGAAAAACAGGTTATGGAAAAACAACTATTTTTGATGGTATGAGTTATGCTTTGTTTGGCGAAAGTTCAGGGAATATTCGTTCCAGTAAAGAAGTTCGATCGATTTTCGCCTCGGATTCTGCTGTTACTCAGGTTTGTTTTACTTTTTCACATGGTGGGTATTTTTATGAAATTTCACGAAGACCTGAACAGTGTCTTCTTAAAAAAAGAGGCAAGGGAGAAACCATCCACCCAGCAAAAGTATCATTAATTGTCAAAGATTCTGCTGGAAAGGAGAAACAAGAATTAACCAAAAAAAAGACGTTGAACAATTTATTTATGAGCTATTACACTTGA